The Candidatus Hydrogenedens sp. genome includes the window TTTCTATATATTTTTCCCTTTTCAAATAATATTTATTCATATCAGCCACTTTCCAGAAATCATAGATTTTCACTGCATACCTTTGTTATGGAATTAAATATTCCATTACGGGTTTACCTTCTGCGATATGTCGTTTCACAATCTCCCGTATCTTTTCTATGTTCAATTTACCATAGCGATATTCAGAACCTGAGGACTTATGCGTAACAGTAATCATAGGTTCACGGTCGCAAAGACCTGCACATCCAGATTGTCGAACTGTAACATTTGTAATACCTATGGCTGAAAGTTCAGAGATGAGGTTTTTCAATACTTCTCTGGCACCAGCAGCAATGCCACATGTTCCCATGTGAACTGTAATCACCAAATCCTTTTGAGAATTGCGAATCTCAATGTCCTTAATTGCCTTTTCACGCAAAGCGTTAAGGTCTTCCGGAGAACGAATAATATTTGACATGACTTTTCTCCTTAACTATTTATTTTTTTCTGTGTTTTTGTTTATATATTGGTCTAAAATAGCCTGAATCCGAGCCGGTTTTACTCGTTGATGGACATCTTTATCAACCATAATTGCAGGAGCAAGTCCACAAGCACCAAAGCAACGAGCTACCTCCAATGAGAACATACGGTCTTTTGTAGTTTCGCCTACATCGATGTGAAGTTTATCCTTAATTGCAGCAAGGACCTGTTTTCCACCACGGACATAACAAGCAGTTCCTAAACAAACACGAATCATATGCTTTCCACGAGGCTGAGTTGAAAA containing:
- a CDS encoding (2Fe-2S) ferredoxin domain-containing protein, whose translation is MSNIIRSPEDLNALREKAIKDIEIRNSQKDLVITVHMGTCGIAAGAREVLKNLISELSAIGITNVTVRQSGCAGLCDREPMITVTHKSSGSEYRYGKLNIEKIREIVKRHIAEGKPVMEYLIP
- the nuoE gene encoding NADH-quinone oxidoreductase subunit NuoE, giving the protein MNEESKHACMEEASEEELLSRLDEVIAEYKDKPGALIPVLQIAQAMFGYLPESALKKISLGLNKSYSEVAGVVTFYSFFSTQPRGKHMIRVCLGTACYVRGGKQVLAAIKDKLHIDVGETTKDRMFSLEVARCFGACGLAPAIMVDKDVHQRVKPARIQAILDQYINKNTEKNK